Proteins co-encoded in one Juglans regia cultivar Chandler chromosome 16, Walnut 2.0, whole genome shotgun sequence genomic window:
- the LOC109006674 gene encoding 3-hydroxy-3-methylglutaryl-coenzyme A reductase 1-like — protein MELGRRSSSKALAPVKPMKMGGVVDDILKKDPKASDALPLPLYLTNGVFFTLFFSVVYFLITRWREKIRHSTPLHIVDLSEIIAILALVASFIYLLGFFGIDFVQSILRPSTDVWAAEDEDQSIAANAGPQKLDEEALLKEDSRKVPCGAALVDCPIPQVSQAITPPTEEDEEIIKSVVEGKTPLYSLESKLGDCKRAAAIRRESLQRMTGKSLDGLPLENFDYESILGQCCEMPVGYVQIPVGIAGPLLLDGREYMVPMATTEGCLVASTNRGCKAIQLSGGANSVLLRDGMTRAPVVRFATARRAAQLKFFLEEPANFDTLAMIFNRSSRFARLQSIKCAIAGKNLYMRFSCSTGDAMGMNMVSKGVQNVLDFLQNDFPDMDVIGISGNFCSDKKPAAVNWIEGRGKSVVCEVIISGDVVRKVLKTNVEALVELNMLKNLVGSAMAGALGGFNAHASNIVSAVFLATGQDPAQNVESSHCITMMEAVNDGKDIHVSVTMPSIEVGTVGGGTQLASQSACLNLLGVKGANREAAGSNARLLATIVAGSVLAGELSLMSALAAGQLVNSHMKYNRAGATKDVPKISS, from the exons ATGGAATTGGGCCGGAGATCTTCGAGCAAGGCGCTGGCGCCGGTTAAACCAATGAAAATGGGCGGAGTTGTGGACGATATTTTAAAGAAGGATCCCAAAGCTTCGGACGCACTGCCTCTCCCTCTCTACCTCACCAATGGGGTCTTCTTCACACTCTTCTTCTCCGTGGTCTACTTCTTGATTACCCGCTGGCGTGAGAAGATCCGTCACTCTACCCCTCTCCACATCGTCGACCTCTCCGAGATCATCGCCATCCTCGCTCTTGTTGCCTCCTTCATCTACCTCCTTGGATTCTTCGGAATCGATTTCGTCCAGTCCATTCTTCGCCCTTCCACCGATGTTTGGGCTGCCGAAGATGAGGACCAGTCCATCGCAGCTAATGCTGGCCCACAAAAGCTTGATGAGGAAGCCCTTCTGAAGGAGGATTCTCGTAAAGTCCCTTGCGGCGCTGCGCTCGTGGACTGTCCGATTCCCCAAGTCTCCCAGGCGATCACACCACCGACCGAAGAGGACGAGGAGATCATAAAGTCGGTGGTGGAGGGGAAGACGCCGTTGTATTCGCTGGAATCGAAGCTGGGCGATTGCAAGAGGGCGGCAGCCATCCGGCGCGAGTCGTTGCAGAGGATGACGGGCAAGTCGCTGGATGGGCTCCCACTAGAGAACTTCGACTACGAATCCATCTTGGGTCAGTGCTGCGAGATGCCGGTTGGGTACGTCCAGATTCCGGTGGGGATAGCGGGGCCGCTTTTGCTGGATGGGAGGGAATATATGGTGCCTATGGCCACCACTGAGGGTTGCTTGGTGGCCAGCACCAACAGGGGATGCAAGGCCATCCAATTGTCCGGCGGCGCAAACAGCGTTTTATTAAGGGACGGCATGACCAGGGCTCCCGTTGTCAGGTTCGCCACCGCCCGGAGAGCTGCCCAGTTGAAGTTCTTTCTGGAGGAACCGGCCAACTTTGACACCTTGGCCATGATCTTCAACAGGTCCAGTAGATTCGCAAGGCTCCAGAGCATCAAATGTGCGATTGCCGGAAAGAACCTCTACATGAGATTCTCATGCAGCACCGGCGACGCTATGGGGATGAACATGGTCTCCAAAGGTGTCCAGAACGTCTTGGATTTCCTCCAGAACGATTTCCCCGACATGGATGTCATTGGCATCTCTGGCAACTTCTGTTCCGACAAGAAGCCTGCTGCAGTGAACTGGATTGAGGGTCGGGGCAAGTCAGTGGTTTGTGAGGTTATCATAAGCGGAGATGTGGTGAGGAAGGTCCTCAAGACCAACGTGGAAGCCTTGGTTGAGCTCAACATGCTCAAGAACCTCGTTGGTTCCGCCATGGCTGGAGCTCTGGGCGGTTTCAATGCCCATGCCAGTAACATCGTCTCCGCCGTCTTCCTAGCCACCGGCCAAGACCCGGCGCAGAATGTCGAGAGTTCTCACTGTATCACCATGATGGAAGCTGTCAACGATGGAAAGGATATTCACGTCTCCGTCACCATGCCCTCTATTGAG GTTGGTACAGTTGGAGGAGGTACCCAACTTGCTTCTCAGTCAGCATGCTTGAACCTGCTTGGAGTGAAGGGTGCAAACAGAGAGGCAGCAGGATCAAACGCAAGGCTGCTGGCCACCATCGTAGCTGGTTCTGTTCTTGCTGGGGAACTCTCTCTCATGTCTGCTTTAGCAGCTGGACAGCTTGTCAACAGCCACATGAAGTACAACAGGGCCGGGGCGACCAAAGACGTTCCCAAGATCTCCTCTTAA